CGCTGCGGGCCGGAAGTGGGCGAGGCGTGGAGGAAGCCAAGATGGCGGCCGACATGGAGGGGCTGGAGCTGTATCCGCGTTCATGggggggggccatgggggggcTTTGGGGTCCCAATGGGGAGATGGGGAGCACAAGGGGGGGCTCTGGGGGCGCAATGGGTGGGTTGGGGGGTTAGAAGTGGGCCCAAGGGGGAGTCCCTGAGGGTGTTAAAGGGAGTTTGGGGGTCCCGGGAGGTGTTAaagggggcgggggggtggtttggggagaaaggaggtatttggggtgggggggacaaTGAGGTTCCCATAGGGGGTTaaagggggtgggggagtggttttggggggggtctggggggcAGTTGGGGGTCACAGGGGGGTTAAAGGGGGTGGGgagtggtttggggggggggcaggaggtAGTTTGGGGTcggggggggcaatgggggtctTATGGGGGtgaaagggggtgggggggctggttttgggggggggtcgGGGGCAGTTGAGGGTCCGGGGGGGGACTTAGGGAGGTCCCCATGGATTAAAGGCGAAGGGGGTGGtttggagggggggagagggggggaagggagcagttgggggtgctggggggggaagggagcagttggggggtgctgggggggggtcccccaaTAAAGCTCCTTGACCCCCCCCAGGCGCGTGCGGGTGCCGCTGCCTCGGCACGAGTGGCCCAAGTGGCTTTGGGGTCCCTGAAACCCGACCTGACCCCCCCCCACGGCGGTGGGGGGGCCCCGCTCCCGGTCCCTGCGCTGAGCTGGAGCGATGTGGGGCTGAGCTCCATGCGTGAGTGGGGGGATGGAGACActtggggggcgggggggggttTGACTTGATGGCCAAGGGATGGGGTTAACCATGGCCCCCCCTCTTTTGTGTCCCCCCCAGGCGCTGGGTGTCTCCGGGAGCTCGGGGGCTCCGGGGGGGGGTCACGACGTTCCTGGAGCTTTTGGGGCTCGTCCTGGAAACCATCGAGCGCTTCGGGGGGGAGGGGCCAGACcctcccccaccctccccccccccaaataaaggtgctggtttggggtgaaaTGTGCCCGTTTGTTCACTGGGGGGGGCAGTGacccccctttcctccccacccccagttTGGGGCCAGCCCCCCCATTCtactccttcccccccccaaatagAAGCACAAATTTGGGATGAAACTCGGGGGGTTTATTCGCACATTGAAAAgaagggtggggggaggggcgcccccccccccagccccacacttgGCgggcaggaggtggggggaggggcCCAGCCCCCCTTGTCGGGGCTCTGGGGGGCTCATCGGATCTGGGGGGAataaagggggggagggagggggggagttGTGGTGCGTGTGGCCCATCCCCCACTCTAagcccctccccttccccaaccCCTCCCCTCCTAAGCCCCGCCCCGCTATAAGCCCTCCCTTTTAGCTCTTCCACCACCCTATACAGCCAATCCCAagcccctcccctttcccctttagCCCCCCACCTCCAagcccctcccaccccacctcccTTTAGcccctcccttcccactccTCCAAGCCCCTCCCCTTACGCAAGCCCCTCCTTTCCCCTTAGCTCCTCCCACCCTCCACCTCCCTTTAGCCCTCCCCTTCCCACTCCTCCCTCCAAGCCCTCCCTTCCCTTTagcccctcccctttcccttcaGCCCCCCACGTCCGAAGCCCCGCCCCTCCTCATAAGGCCCCTCCCCTTACTCAAGCTCCTCCCCCTCCATAAGCCCCATCCCAAGCCCCTCCCCTCCCCGTAAAGCTCCTCCCCTTCCTACAGGCTCCACGTCCAACCCCTCCCCATagcccccctccccaaacccccgCTTCTCCCAatcccctccccttccccataGCCCCTCCCCCTGgtgtcccccccctcccccggtgccccccccccagcagctcACCGTGTACTTGTCCCACCTCTTCTCGGGTCGTAGGGCTCCCCACCGGCTCGCGGGGAAGATGTGTTTGTTCTTCTCGTACCAGCTCCGCAGCACCACCTTCCCGGCGTGCGACCTGCGTGACGTCACCACGGGGGGTGTGACGTCATCGCACGAAGCATGACGtcacccgggggggggggggcggtaTGGGACCCACCTCGTCCTTCTCCAACGGTGGCGTCGCTCAGGAGCCGGACATCGTCGTGGACGTCGAAGTTAAAGAGGGGccctatgggggggggggatgtcAGGGTGTTGACGTCATGGTGATGACGTCATCGATAAGCCACGCCCCCCTTCATGACGTCACTCACCGCTCTTGCCCCGCGCCTTGGTGACAATGAAGTCGTAGAAGCTGTGGTGCTgatggggggggaagggaggattTAAGGGGGAGGTGTTAAAAGGGGAAGGGCTTAAAAAAGGGGAGGGGCTATGGGGGTGGGCGGGGCCTAAGGAAGCCCCGCCCCCTGCCCAGGCTCACGTGGGGGATGATCAGATCCTCCTTGATGTACATCAGCTGCTCCACCCCGGCCgagctgggggggggtgtgtgtgtgtcaagGTGAGGCCACGCCCCCTCGCACAAGCCACGCCTCCATCACCGAAGCCCCGCCCATCACCAGCCTGTAACCCCTCCCCACTCACAGATCCACACCCCCTTGAAGCCCCACCCATTTCACACACACAAGCCCCTCCCTTCAGGCCCCTCCCCTTCTCTCAAGTCCCGCCCCCAAAAGCTCAGGCCCCTCCCCTTCACCAAACTCCACCCCCTCAGGCCCATCCCCTTCACCAAGCCCCACCCCTCCCCTCAAGCCCCGCCCCTTCACCAAGCCCCTCCTCAGAGCCCagcccctccccttccccaagccccgccccctgccCCCCCACTGACCGTAGCTCACTGAAGTCCTTGCGCAGGATCTCCAGCGCCTTCTGCAGGAACTGCTGCATCGTGTTGCCCTTCTTCATCTATAggggggccatgggggggtCAAGGGGGGGTCCCCAATACCCTAAAACCCCCCCTTAGTCCCCCCCCCAACTCACCTTCACCGTGCGCCGGTGCCCGGAGCCGTCCCAGTAGCTGAAGGTGATCTCAATCTCCTCGTCTATGGGGCAGGAAAGGGttaaactgggggggggggaacacccccaaacacacccccccccaaaagccTCCCTTTACTTTTGATCTTCTCCTGCTTGGCCTCCCACTCCTGGCGCAGCTCCTCCCGCAGCCGGTTCTCCTCCTcctgggggggtttggggcaCGTGGGGACCCCAAAAgccaccccccagcacccccagaaCCCAGCCAGGACCACAACCCCTCTCAGGACCTCCAAACCTCCCTGGGACTCCCAACACCCCCCAGTGTGCCCATAACCCCCCGGACCCCAATAACCCAAGCACCCNNNNNNNNNNNNNNNNNNNNNNNNNNNNNNNNNNNNNNNNNNNNNNNNNNNNNNNNNNNNNNNNNNNNNNNNNNNNNNNNNNNNNNNNNNNNNNNNNNNNNNNNNNNNNNNNNNNNNNNNNNNNNNNNNNNNNNNNNNNNNNNNNNNNNNNNNNNNNNNNNNNNNNNNNNNNNNNNNNNNNNNNNNNNNNNNNNNNNNNNNNNNNNNNNNNNNNNNNNNNNNNNNNNNNNNNNNNNNNNNNNNNNNNNNNNNNNNNNNNNNNNNNNNNNNNNNNNNNNNNNNNNNNNNNNNNNNNNNNNNNNNNNNNNNNNNNNNNNNNNNNNNNNNNNNNNNNNNNNNNNNNNNNNNNNNNNNNNNNNNNNNNNNNNNNNNNNNNNNNNNNNNNNNNNNNNNNNNNNNNNNNNNNNNNNNNNNNNNNNNNNNNNNNNNNNNNNNNNNNNNNNNNNNNNNNNNNNNNNNNNNNNNNNNNNNNNNNNNNNNNNNNNNNNNNNNNNNNNNNNGTCGGGGGCACACAATGTGGTCACACTGGGGTGCAATGGGGCGCAGTGGGATGCAATGGGGCGCAGTGGGGTGCAGTGGGGCGCAGTGGGGTGACGCTGTGGTGGCGGTGCGCGGCCGCAGGGGGGCGCACGTGTCGCTGCTGGCGCGCACCGCGGCGCTGCCCGCGCGGGACCTGCGCGCCGTGGCCGCGCGCTTCGACTCCGTGTTCCTGAGCCCCCGCTCGTACGAGTGCGCGCGGCTCGCGGCCGGCACCGCCTGCGCCGCCGTCAGCGCCGTGCTCCGCGCGCAGGTACGGCCGCGGGGCCtatggggggtgtggggggacatgggggtccTATagggggggttatgggggtctTATTGGGCTCTATGGGGGTCCTatgggggggtatgggggggttatggggctcCTATGGGAGTCTATGGAGGGGtatgggggttatgggggtccTATGGGGGGGTATGGGGGTCCTAGGGGGCTCTATGGGGGTCGTGtgggggggtatggggggtTATGGAGGGGTTATGGGAGTCCTATGGGCCTCTATGGGGGAGTATGGGAAGGTATGGGGGAGTTATGGAAGTCCTATAGTGGTCCTatgggggggtatggggggttatgggggctGTATGGGGGTCTGTGAGGGTcctatggggctctatgggggtTATGGGAGGATTATGGAAGTCCtatgggggggttatgggggtcctatgggggtctatggagggttatgggggggtatgggggggttatgggggtctATGGAGGGGTTATGGAAGTCCTATAGGGGTCCTATGGGGGGGTATGGGGATTATGGGGGCTCTGTGGGGGTCTGTGGGGGTCCTATGGGACTCtatgggggttatggggggatTATGGAAGTCctatgggggtctatggagGGGtatgggggttatgggggtccTAGGGGACTCTATGGGGGTCCTGTGGGGCTCTatgggggggtatggggggttatgggggtgtTATGGGTGTCCTATGGGCCTCTatgggggggtatggggggaTTATGGAAGTCCTATGGGGGTCGTATGGGGGTCctatgggggtctatggagGGGTATGGGGGTTATGGGGTCCTATGGGGGGGTATGGGGGTCCTAGGGGGCTCTATGAGGGTCTATGGGGGGTGTGCGAGGTtatgggggggttatgggggtccTATGGAGGGTATGGGGGCAtatgggggttatgggggcTCTATGGGCGTGtatgggggggttatgggggtcctatggggctctatggggggGTATGGGAGGCTTtatgggggggttatgggggtccTATGGGGAGTATGGGGGCAtatgggggttatgggggcTCTATGGGCATGTATGGGGAGGTTATGGGGGTTCTATGGGGCTCCATGGGGGTCCTATGGGGCTTTATGGGGGGGTATGGGAGGCTTTATGGGGAGGTTATGGGGGTCCTATGGGGAGTATGGGGGCAtatgggggttatgggggcTCTATGGGCGTGtatgggggggttatgggggtcctgtggggctctatggggggatatgggagGCTCTATGGGGGGATTATGGGGGTCCTCATGATCTCTTAGAAGCTCTGTGGCTCTGTATGGTCCCTATGGGTCCTCATGGCCTCTATGGGTCCCCAAC
This genomic interval from Strigops habroptila isolate Jane unplaced genomic scaffold, bStrHab1.2.pri NW_022045577.1_ctg1, whole genome shotgun sequence contains the following:
- the LOC115602840 gene encoding protein XAP5 CIRCADIAN TIMEKEEPER-like codes for the protein MKKGNTMQQFLQKALEILRKDFSELRSAGVEQLMYIKEDLIIPHHHSFYDFIVTKARGKSGPLFNFDVHDDVRLLSDATVGEGRVARREGGAAELVREEQTHLPREPVGSPTTREEVGQVHDPMSPPEPRQGGLGPSPHLLPAKCGAGGGGAPPPTLLFNVRINPPSFIPNLCFYLGGGRSRMGGLAPNWGWGGKGGHCPPQ